A region of Streptomyces sp. WMMC500 DNA encodes the following proteins:
- a CDS encoding N-acetylmuramoyl-L-alanine amidase, with product MAAHPGFDRRALLRGGLTASAAGALGLGAAGLAQAAPRSATMSAPAGAPAAARGARSLAAPEPRIYTTAEWGARPPEIDIVVLDHVPTYIVVHHTAEPGNSEDYSLEHAMEICRSIQNFHMDGQGWGDTGQQFTISRGGYHLEGRHESLDVVRGGTQHVQGANVGGHNSEVIGIENEGLYTDVDVPAALWDSLVAMVAWIAGQYGRPVENIMGHRDFNSTECPGEVLYGRLPELREAVAGVLGAPTPARPAVWPLLRPGDSGPVVRAAQHLLRARGFTGLPADGLFGPATKRAVAKLAEVGGVERHSCSAEYHKRADETGYLGSDIWPLITPRGRAGTGEVAKAVDTLRGRGRRAPSGRELNPTVWKQLLS from the coding sequence ATGGCAGCACATCCGGGTTTCGACCGCCGCGCCCTGCTGCGCGGCGGACTGACCGCCTCCGCGGCCGGCGCGCTCGGGCTCGGCGCGGCGGGTCTCGCACAGGCCGCGCCCAGGTCGGCGACCATGTCCGCGCCCGCCGGGGCCCCCGCCGCGGCGCGCGGCGCCCGCTCGCTCGCGGCGCCGGAGCCGCGCATCTACACCACCGCGGAATGGGGTGCACGGCCCCCGGAAATCGACATCGTCGTCCTCGACCACGTGCCCACGTACATCGTCGTCCACCACACCGCGGAACCGGGCAACAGCGAGGATTACTCGCTCGAACACGCAATGGAAATCTGCCGGTCCATCCAGAACTTCCACATGGACGGCCAGGGCTGGGGCGACACCGGCCAGCAGTTCACCATCAGCCGCGGCGGATACCACCTCGAAGGCCGGCACGAGAGCCTGGACGTCGTGCGCGGCGGCACCCAGCACGTGCAGGGCGCCAACGTCGGCGGCCACAACAGCGAGGTCATCGGCATCGAGAACGAGGGCCTCTACACCGACGTCGACGTGCCCGCCGCGCTGTGGGACTCGCTCGTCGCGATGGTCGCCTGGATCGCCGGCCAGTACGGGCGGCCGGTCGAGAACATCATGGGCCACCGCGACTTCAACTCCACCGAGTGCCCCGGTGAGGTGCTCTACGGCCGCCTGCCGGAGCTGCGCGAGGCGGTGGCCGGGGTGCTCGGCGCCCCGACGCCGGCGCGGCCCGCCGTCTGGCCGCTGCTGCGGCCCGGCGACAGCGGTCCCGTGGTGCGCGCGGCGCAGCACCTGCTGCGTGCCCGCGGGTTCACCGGGCTGCCGGCAGACGGGCTCTTCGGCCCGGCCACGAAGCGGGCCGTGGCCAAGCTCGCCGAGGTGGGCGGCGTCGAGCGGCACTCCTGCTCGGCGGAGTACCACAAGCGCGCCGACGAGACCGGCTACCTGGGCTCGGACATCTGGCCGCTCATCACCCCGCGCGGGCGCGCCGGGACCGGCGAGGTCGCCAAGGCCGTGGACACGCTGCGCGGCCGCGGGCGGCGCGCGCCGTCGGGCCGGGAGCTGAACCCGACGGTGTGGAAGCAGTTGCTGTCCTGA
- a CDS encoding XRE family transcriptional regulator — MVREEAGRVLGANLRALRARAGLTLSGLARSSGIAKGTLSQLESGAGNPTIETVFSLSNALGVPVSSLLTERADPDVLLVRSADLDVLSSNAVDLRMLRRMDLTDTVVELYDQRVRPGEVQHSAGHPGREHVVVTSGRLRVGPPEAPYELGPGDYVCFPAAGPHVYETVEGPVLSVLMLEYPAAAHPVPPVASCAVPAPRRNAPHAPGAGA; from the coding sequence GTGGTACGGGAAGAGGCAGGCCGGGTACTCGGGGCCAACCTGCGGGCGCTGCGCGCCCGGGCGGGACTCACCCTCTCCGGGCTGGCGCGCTCCTCCGGGATCGCCAAGGGCACGCTGTCCCAACTGGAGTCCGGCGCCGGGAACCCCACCATCGAGACGGTGTTCAGTTTGTCGAACGCCCTGGGGGTTCCGGTGTCGTCGCTGCTCACCGAGCGCGCGGACCCGGACGTGCTGCTGGTGCGCTCGGCGGACCTCGACGTGCTCAGCAGCAACGCCGTCGACCTGCGGATGCTGCGCCGGATGGACCTCACCGACACGGTCGTCGAGCTGTACGACCAGCGGGTGCGCCCCGGCGAGGTCCAGCACTCCGCGGGCCACCCGGGGCGCGAGCACGTCGTCGTCACCTCCGGGCGGCTCCGGGTCGGCCCGCCGGAGGCGCCGTACGAGCTCGGCCCCGGCGACTACGTCTGCTTCCCGGCCGCGGGCCCGCACGTCTACGAGACCGTCGAAGGCCCGGTGCTCTCGGTGCTCATGCTGGAGTACCCGGCCGCCGCGCACCCGGTCCCGCCCGTCGCCTCGTGCGCCGTGCCGGCGCCCCGGCGAAACGCACCACACGCACCCGGAGCGGGGGCTTGA
- a CDS encoding peptidase inhibitor family I36 protein: MTGKKTSFRASAHLLALVGSAAVILALSPPAAVAETNTGNGVLAEYNGRTIDLSEGWQGATSCVEQADGGFRCYDDEEDYLEEQGLDAPGAEAGTIAGDGCERRYLCLWDDRYYAGKKVRFVKAGRHDLSSVGFGNRANSFYNNRTLPSELYDVGCGCTLHAAGRQPRSELSLIEKPNGVGTWNNAIDDVILHND, encoded by the coding sequence ATGACGGGTAAGAAGACGAGCTTTCGCGCGTCAGCTCACTTGCTGGCACTGGTCGGATCTGCCGCCGTGATTTTGGCACTCTCGCCCCCGGCGGCAGTTGCGGAGACGAATACCGGCAACGGAGTCCTGGCGGAATACAACGGTCGGACCATCGACCTTTCCGAGGGCTGGCAGGGCGCGACGTCCTGTGTGGAGCAAGCCGATGGCGGCTTTCGCTGCTACGACGACGAGGAGGACTACCTGGAGGAGCAAGGGCTCGATGCTCCGGGCGCCGAGGCGGGGACGATTGCCGGCGACGGGTGCGAACGCAGGTACCTCTGTCTCTGGGACGACCGTTACTATGCCGGGAAAAAGGTCCGATTCGTCAAGGCCGGAAGGCACGACCTGAGTTCCGTGGGTTTCGGGAACAGGGCGAACAGTTTTTACAACAACCGCACCTTGCCTTCGGAACTGTATGACGTCGGATGCGGTTGCACTCTCCATGCCGCAGGACGACAGCCTCGTTCGGAGCTCAGCCTCATAGAGAAACCGAACGGCGTAGGAACCTGGAACAACGCGATCGACGACGTCATCCTGCACAACGACTAG
- a CDS encoding DUF5666 domain-containing protein, which yields MKRSLAVTGGVFACSTVIAVGATAYGLSGESGGSPLSGTSQAQPAADAASDDEGREPKRFLDELPGLKDLDPGELADKELLHSESAVEDRETGEITYRAGQVGEVTAASDSALTVKSSDGVSWKWTLDDDTRIRVEDDADADASAVEVGDEVAVSGTRDGDARTAEHVLDPPPDPEKIRKEIEEGVDELPGKLPELREKVPGELKEKLPDSLRESLGEGRPASPA from the coding sequence ATGAAACGCAGCCTTGCCGTGACCGGAGGGGTGTTCGCCTGCAGCACCGTGATCGCCGTCGGCGCCACCGCCTACGGACTGTCCGGCGAATCCGGCGGATCGCCCCTCTCCGGCACCTCCCAGGCCCAGCCTGCCGCGGACGCCGCGAGCGACGACGAGGGCAGGGAGCCGAAGCGCTTCCTCGACGAACTGCCCGGCCTGAAGGATCTGGACCCGGGCGAGCTGGCCGACAAGGAGCTGCTGCACTCGGAGAGCGCCGTCGAGGACCGGGAGACCGGCGAGATCACCTACCGCGCCGGCCAGGTCGGCGAGGTGACCGCGGCGTCGGACTCGGCGCTCACGGTGAAGAGCTCGGACGGCGTGAGCTGGAAGTGGACGCTCGACGACGACACCCGGATCCGGGTGGAGGACGACGCGGACGCCGACGCCTCCGCCGTCGAGGTCGGCGACGAGGTCGCCGTGTCCGGCACCCGCGACGGGGACGCGCGGACGGCAGAGCACGTCCTCGACCCGCCGCCGGATCCGGAGAAGATCCGCAAGGAGATCGAGGAGGGTGTGGACGAGCTGCCCGGGAAGCTGCCGGAGTTGCGCGAGAAGGTGCCCGGGGAGCTCAAGGAGAAGCTGCCGGACTCCCTGCGGGAGAGTCTGGGGGAGGGACGGCCGGCCTCGCCGGCGTGA
- a CDS encoding FAD-binding oxidoreductase — protein MAYDVVAVGAGVIGAACAEALTAAGLSVAVLDRGAPASGTTAAGEGNVLVSDKAPGPELDLARHSRRRWPHLLAELRDLLGPRLAEAEWEAKGGLVVATTPAAAGALADFAAAQRGAGVRAEPVGPAGAGALEPHLTADVTAAVHYPQDAQVQPVLATTALLAAVRARGGRVRAGVTALGVTTGAAGAVTGVRTDRGTLPCGAVVNACGPWAGRFAAAAGAPVTVLPRRGMVLVTAALPAGTVRHKVYDADYVGAVAGGTADLQTSTVVEATRAGTVLIGSSRERVGFDETLRVAVLRELARKAVGLFPVLAGVPVIRAYGGFRPYVPDHLPVIGEDPRRPGLWHATGHEGAGIGLAAGTGRLLADLLTGRPPETDAEPFRVDRPGVIGQAEAADEAA, from the coding sequence GTGGCGTACGACGTCGTGGCCGTGGGTGCCGGCGTGATCGGCGCGGCCTGCGCCGAGGCGCTGACCGCCGCCGGACTCTCGGTGGCCGTGCTGGACCGCGGCGCGCCCGCGAGCGGCACCACCGCCGCCGGCGAGGGCAACGTCCTGGTCTCCGACAAGGCACCCGGACCCGAGCTGGACCTCGCCCGGCACTCCCGCCGCCGCTGGCCCCACCTGCTCGCCGAGCTGCGCGACCTGCTCGGCCCGCGCCTCGCGGAGGCGGAGTGGGAGGCCAAGGGCGGTCTGGTCGTCGCCACCACGCCGGCGGCGGCCGGCGCGCTGGCGGACTTCGCCGCGGCCCAGCGCGGCGCGGGCGTCCGGGCGGAGCCGGTCGGCCCCGCCGGGGCCGGGGCACTGGAGCCGCACCTGACCGCGGACGTCACGGCCGCCGTGCACTACCCGCAGGACGCCCAGGTGCAGCCGGTGCTCGCGACGACCGCCCTGCTGGCGGCGGTACGGGCCAGGGGCGGGCGGGTACGGGCCGGCGTCACCGCCCTCGGGGTCACGACCGGCGCCGCGGGGGCCGTCACCGGCGTACGCACCGACCGGGGCACCCTGCCGTGCGGCGCGGTCGTCAACGCCTGCGGGCCATGGGCCGGCCGGTTCGCCGCGGCGGCGGGCGCGCCGGTCACGGTGCTGCCGCGGCGCGGCATGGTCCTCGTCACCGCCGCGCTGCCGGCGGGCACGGTGCGGCACAAGGTCTACGACGCCGACTACGTCGGCGCGGTCGCCGGCGGCACCGCGGACCTGCAGACGTCGACCGTCGTGGAGGCGACGCGGGCCGGGACGGTGCTCATCGGCTCCAGCCGGGAGCGGGTCGGCTTCGACGAGACGCTGCGCGTGGCGGTGCTGCGCGAGCTGGCGCGCAAGGCGGTCGGGCTGTTCCCCGTGCTCGCCGGCGTGCCGGTGATCCGCGCGTACGGCGGCTTCCGGCCGTACGTCCCGGACCACCTGCCGGTGATCGGCGAGGACCCGCGCCGGCCCGGGCTCTGGCACGCGACGGGGCACGAGGGCGCGGGCATCGGACTGGCGGCGGGCACGGGGCGGTTGCTGGCGGACCTGCTCACGGGGCGGCCGCCGGAGACGGACGCGGAGCCGTTCCGGGTGGACCGGCCGGGGGTCATCGGGCAGGCGGAGGCGGCGGATGAGGCGGCGTAG
- a CDS encoding proline racemase family protein, whose translation MRASRYFTAVDSHTEGMPTRVITGGVGVVPGATMAERRAYFAAHLDDVRQLLVNEPRGHAAMSGAILQPPTRPDADYGVLYIEVSGLLPMCGHGTIGVASVLVETGMVTVTEPVTEVRLDTPAGLVTARVAVSDGRAALVTFRNVPAFALELDAAVEVPGIGRVAYDMAYGGNFYAILPVDSLGIPFAKAEKERMLTAGLAIMDAINEQNRPVHPADPGISGCKHVQLTAPPAGGSADARNAMVIHPGWFDRSPCGTGTSARMAQLYAREELALGADFVNESLLGTLFTGRLEAETTVGDLPAQVPAVTGRAWITGMSQYLLDPEDPFPAGFTL comes from the coding sequence GTGCGCGCCTCCCGCTACTTCACGGCCGTCGACTCGCACACCGAGGGCATGCCGACCCGGGTGATCACCGGCGGCGTCGGGGTGGTGCCGGGCGCCACGATGGCCGAGCGCCGCGCGTACTTCGCCGCGCACCTGGACGACGTCCGGCAACTGCTGGTGAACGAGCCGCGCGGCCACGCCGCGATGAGCGGCGCGATCCTGCAGCCGCCGACCCGGCCGGACGCCGACTACGGCGTGCTCTACATCGAGGTCTCCGGCCTGCTGCCGATGTGCGGGCACGGCACGATCGGGGTGGCCTCGGTCCTGGTGGAGACCGGGATGGTCACGGTCACGGAGCCGGTCACGGAGGTCCGGCTGGACACGCCCGCCGGGCTGGTGACCGCCCGGGTGGCGGTCTCGGACGGGCGGGCCGCGTTGGTGACGTTCCGCAACGTGCCGGCGTTCGCGCTGGAACTGGACGCGGCGGTCGAGGTGCCGGGGATCGGGCGGGTCGCGTACGACATGGCGTACGGCGGCAACTTCTACGCCATCCTGCCGGTCGACAGCCTCGGCATCCCCTTCGCGAAGGCGGAGAAGGAGCGGATGCTGACGGCGGGCCTGGCGATCATGGACGCGATCAACGAGCAGAACCGGCCGGTGCATCCGGCCGACCCGGGCATCTCGGGCTGCAAACACGTCCAGTTGACGGCACCGCCGGCGGGCGGCTCCGCGGACGCGCGCAACGCGATGGTCATCCACCCGGGCTGGTTCGACCGCTCCCCCTGCGGCACCGGCACGTCGGCGCGGATGGCGCAGTTGTACGCGCGCGAGGAACTGGCGCTGGGCGCGGACTTCGTCAACGAGTCGCTGCTCGGCACGCTGTTCACGGGCCGCCTGGAGGCGGAGACGACGGTCGGCGACCTGCCCGCGCAGGTCCCGGCGGTGACGGGCCGCGCCTGGATCACGGGCATGTCCCAGTACCTCCTGGACCCCGAAGACCCCTTCCCGGCAGGCTTCACCCTCTAG
- a CDS encoding (2Fe-2S)-binding protein, translating to MRRRRPERTWGGGGAGGGARGRRAAGSPADPAAGARTGAAGRPVTVRVDGEELVTESGRTVAGLLLALGRVSWRTTRGGGRPRGVFCGIGVCHDCLVVVNGAPDVRACQRLVRDCDDIRTQSGAELPA from the coding sequence ATGAGGCGGCGTAGGCCGGAGCGCACGTGGGGCGGCGGCGGTGCGGGCGGCGGTGCGCGCGGGAGGCGGGCCGCGGGCTCGCCGGCGGACCCCGCGGCAGGTGCCCGTACGGGGGCTGCCGGGAGGCCGGTGACCGTGCGGGTCGACGGGGAGGAGCTGGTCACCGAGTCCGGGCGGACAGTCGCCGGGCTGCTGCTGGCGCTGGGCCGGGTCTCCTGGCGGACGACCCGCGGCGGCGGCAGGCCGCGCGGCGTCTTCTGCGGCATCGGCGTCTGCCACGACTGCCTCGTCGTCGTCAACGGCGCCCCCGACGTGCGCGCCTGCCAGCGCCTCGTCCGCGACTGCGACGACATCCGCACCCAGAGCGGCGCGGAGCTGCCGGCGTGA
- a CDS encoding FAD-dependent oxidoreductase, translating to MVVGGGPAGMAAARAAARLGVRVLLVDSSAALGGQYHRQNSLAGHDRFAPPPGVEHLPHSVVWAVEPVPGGGHRVHLRTGPADGPGRTGRSVETRALVLATGAYDRALPFPGWDLPGVFTAGAAQALAKGQGVRVGERVLLAGTGPFLLPVAASLTAAGARVAGVLEAAEPVTAWLRRPADVLAGRRKFGELAGHAALLARHRIPYRRRATVVAAHGTDRVEAVTTARLDAGWGIVPGSERRVEADAVCVGFGFVPQLETALAVGCALDGGFVAVDAAQATSVPGVFAAGELTGVGGAGPAAAEGEVAGVAAARLLGARPAPPAAALRRVRAGRRFAAALARAYPVRDGWRTWLRDDTLVCRCEEVTYGEMRRAVQEREALGVRAVKLVGRAGLGPCQGRVCGPNVACLTGLPDAAAFARRPIASPVRLGELAEPPPAGPAPEPP from the coding sequence GTGGTCGTCGGCGGCGGGCCGGCCGGGATGGCCGCCGCCCGGGCCGCGGCCCGGCTCGGCGTCCGCGTCCTGCTCGTCGACTCCAGCGCCGCGCTCGGCGGGCAGTACCACCGGCAGAACTCCCTCGCCGGGCACGACCGGTTCGCGCCGCCGCCCGGCGTGGAGCATCTGCCGCACTCCGTGGTCTGGGCGGTCGAGCCCGTGCCCGGCGGCGGCCACCGGGTGCACCTGCGCACCGGACCCGCCGACGGCCCGGGCCGTACCGGGCGCAGCGTCGAGACCCGCGCGCTGGTGCTGGCCACCGGGGCGTACGACCGGGCGCTGCCGTTTCCCGGCTGGGACCTGCCCGGCGTCTTCACCGCCGGCGCCGCCCAGGCGCTGGCGAAGGGGCAGGGCGTGCGCGTCGGCGAGCGCGTACTGCTGGCCGGCACCGGGCCGTTCCTGCTGCCGGTCGCCGCGTCGCTGACGGCCGCCGGGGCACGGGTGGCCGGAGTGCTGGAGGCCGCGGAGCCCGTGACCGCCTGGCTGCGGCGGCCCGCCGACGTCCTCGCCGGGCGCCGCAAGTTCGGCGAACTCGCCGGCCACGCCGCGCTGCTGGCCCGCCACCGCATCCCGTACCGCCGCCGCGCCACGGTCGTCGCCGCGCACGGCACGGACCGCGTGGAGGCCGTGACCACAGCGCGCCTCGACGCCGGCTGGGGGATCGTGCCGGGGAGCGAGCGGCGGGTGGAGGCCGACGCGGTGTGCGTCGGCTTCGGGTTCGTGCCGCAACTGGAGACGGCCCTCGCCGTCGGCTGCGCGCTCGACGGCGGGTTCGTGGCGGTCGACGCCGCACAGGCCACGTCGGTGCCGGGGGTGTTCGCGGCCGGCGAGCTGACGGGCGTCGGCGGCGCGGGCCCGGCCGCCGCGGAGGGCGAGGTCGCGGGCGTCGCCGCGGCCCGGCTCCTCGGCGCCCGCCCGGCGCCCCCGGCGGCGGCGCTGCGCCGGGTACGGGCCGGGCGCAGGTTCGCCGCCGCGCTGGCGCGGGCGTACCCGGTGCGGGACGGGTGGCGTACCTGGCTGCGCGACGACACCCTCGTGTGCCGCTGCGAGGAGGTCACGTACGGCGAGATGCGCCGCGCGGTGCAGGAGCGCGAAGCGCTCGGGGTACGGGCCGTGAAGCTGGTCGGCCGGGCGGGTCTCGGCCCGTGCCAGGGCCGCGTGTGCGGCCCCAACGTCGCCTGCCTGACGGGCCTGCCGGACGCCGCGGCGTTCGCGCGCCGCCCGATCGCGTCCCCGGTCCGGCTGGGCGAGCTCGCGGAGCCGCCGCCCGCAGGCCCGGCACCGGAACCGCCATGA
- the recQ gene encoding DNA helicase RecQ, which translates to MSSTEALQVLSKVFGYESFREGQQEIIDHVVGGGDALVLMPTGGGKSLCYQIPALVRPGTGVVISPLIALMQDQVDALRALGVRAGFLNSTQDPDERRMVEAEFVAGEIDLLYLAPERLRVESTMRLLDRGTIALFAIDEAHCVSQWGHDFRPDYLALSALSERWPDVPRIALTATATKATHAEIAARLRLEEARHFVASFDRPNIQYRIVPKREPKKQLLELLRTEHAGDAGIVYCLSRKSVEDTADFLVRNGIDALPYHAGLPAATRAEHQSRFLREEGMTIVATIAFGMGIDKPDVRYVAHLDLPKSVEGYYQETGRAGRDGLPSTAWLAYGLQDVVQQRKLIDGSEGDDAHRRRAGAHLDAMLALCESVDCRRSQLLAYFGQSGSPCGNCDTCLTPPESWDGTVAAQKLLSAVVRLRRERRQKFGAGQIVDILMGRKTAKVIQHDHDSLSVFGVGSDLAEHEWRGVVRQLLAKGLLAVEGDYGTLVLTEEADEVLYRGRKVPLRSEPKRAAKAAKTKSGSGSGRAEAVELPAEAASLFERLRAWRGATAKEQGVPAYVIFHDATLRQIATERPGSLASLGSVSGVGENKLAKYGEQILEVVAEDDAG; encoded by the coding sequence ATGAGTTCCACCGAGGCGCTGCAGGTCCTCAGCAAGGTCTTCGGCTACGAGTCGTTCCGCGAGGGTCAGCAGGAGATCATCGACCATGTCGTGGGCGGCGGCGACGCCCTCGTGCTGATGCCCACCGGCGGCGGCAAGTCGCTGTGCTACCAGATTCCCGCGCTGGTACGGCCGGGCACCGGCGTGGTGATCTCGCCGCTCATCGCGCTCATGCAGGACCAGGTCGACGCGCTCCGCGCCCTCGGGGTACGGGCCGGGTTCCTGAACTCCACGCAGGATCCCGACGAGCGGCGGATGGTGGAGGCCGAGTTCGTCGCGGGCGAGATCGATCTGCTCTACCTGGCGCCCGAGCGGCTGCGGGTGGAGTCCACGATGCGGCTGCTCGACCGGGGGACGATCGCGCTGTTCGCCATCGACGAGGCGCACTGCGTCTCGCAGTGGGGGCACGACTTCCGGCCGGACTACCTGGCGCTGTCCGCGCTCTCCGAGCGCTGGCCGGACGTGCCGCGGATCGCGCTGACCGCGACGGCGACCAAGGCCACGCACGCGGAGATCGCCGCCCGGCTCCGGCTGGAGGAGGCGCGGCACTTCGTGGCGAGCTTCGACCGGCCCAACATCCAGTACCGCATCGTGCCCAAGCGCGAGCCGAAGAAGCAGCTCCTGGAGCTGCTGCGCACCGAGCACGCGGGCGACGCGGGCATCGTCTACTGCCTGTCGCGCAAGTCGGTGGAGGACACGGCGGACTTCCTCGTACGGAACGGGATCGACGCCCTGCCGTACCACGCGGGACTGCCGGCGGCGACCCGCGCCGAGCACCAGTCGCGGTTCCTGCGCGAGGAGGGCATGACGATCGTCGCGACCATCGCGTTCGGCATGGGCATCGACAAGCCCGACGTGCGCTACGTCGCCCATCTCGACCTGCCCAAGTCCGTCGAGGGCTACTACCAGGAGACCGGCCGCGCCGGCCGCGACGGGCTGCCGTCCACCGCGTGGCTGGCGTACGGGCTGCAGGACGTGGTGCAGCAGCGCAAGCTCATCGACGGCTCCGAGGGCGACGACGCGCACCGGCGGCGGGCCGGCGCGCACCTCGACGCGATGCTCGCGCTCTGCGAGAGCGTCGACTGCCGGCGCTCGCAGTTGCTCGCGTACTTCGGCCAGAGCGGGTCCCCGTGCGGCAACTGCGACACGTGCCTCACGCCCCCCGAGTCGTGGGACGGCACGGTCGCCGCGCAGAAGCTGCTGTCCGCGGTGGTGCGGCTGCGGCGCGAGCGGCGGCAGAAGTTCGGCGCCGGGCAGATCGTCGACATCCTGATGGGCCGCAAGACGGCCAAGGTCATCCAGCACGACCACGACTCGCTGTCCGTCTTCGGCGTCGGCTCCGACCTCGCGGAGCACGAGTGGCGCGGTGTCGTACGGCAGTTGCTCGCCAAGGGGCTGCTGGCCGTCGAGGGCGACTACGGCACGCTGGTGCTCACCGAAGAAGCCGACGAGGTGCTGTACCGGGGCCGCAAGGTGCCGCTGCGCAGCGAGCCCAAGCGGGCGGCGAAGGCGGCGAAGACGAAGTCCGGGTCCGGGTCCGGGCGCGCGGAGGCCGTCGAGCTGCCGGCGGAGGCGGCGTCGCTGTTCGAGCGGCTGCGCGCGTGGCGGGGCGCGACCGCGAAGGAGCAGGGGGTGCCCGCGTACGTGATCTTCCACGACGCGACGCTGCGGCAGATCGCCACCGAGCGGCCCGGGTCGCTCGCCTCGCTGGGCTCGGTGAGCGGCGTCGGCGAGAACAAGCTCGCGAAGTACGGCGAGCAGATCCTGGAGGTCGTCGCGGAGGACGACGCCGGCTGA
- a CDS encoding aldo/keto reductase, giving the protein MTTGDSRTTATTAATAAAAATGATRRRALRITGGLAAAAAAGAATAAGASPAGARGRPGAPGPRELITREVPGTGERLPAVGLGTFTTFDTLPGAPTGHLTEVVRRFHAAGGRVLDTSPLYGAAEANTGAALAGFQDRMFVADKIWSTGDFLWDEAHALASLERSMERLARGRPLDVVQVHSLVNVDCVLPMLHAWKAEGRIRAIGVTHHEPAYFDVLADWIERGDVDFVQVHYSVRTRAAEQRVLPAAADNGVAVLVNMPLEKGRLHHVVGGREVPGLAAEFGAANWAQFFLKWVLGHPAVTAVLPATSDPDHLTENVGAMRGELPDRATRRRMVRYMENVPGFDALPTSPWYPGRSYPGLVTRAQAQIRARSPWWPPSPTT; this is encoded by the coding sequence ATGACGACCGGCGACAGCAGAACGACCGCGACCACCGCGGCCACCGCAGCCGCCGCGGCCACCGGCGCGACCCGGCGCCGCGCGCTCAGGATCACCGGCGGTCTGGCCGCCGCCGCGGCGGCCGGGGCGGCGACCGCCGCCGGCGCGTCGCCCGCCGGGGCGCGCGGGCGGCCCGGCGCCCCCGGACCGCGGGAGCTGATCACCCGGGAGGTGCCCGGCACCGGGGAGCGGCTGCCGGCCGTCGGGCTGGGCACGTTCACCACCTTCGACACCCTCCCGGGCGCGCCCACCGGCCACCTCACCGAAGTCGTCCGGCGGTTCCACGCGGCGGGCGGCCGGGTGCTGGACACCTCCCCGCTCTACGGCGCCGCCGAGGCGAACACCGGCGCCGCGCTGGCAGGGTTCCAGGACCGGATGTTCGTGGCCGACAAGATCTGGTCCACCGGCGACTTCCTGTGGGACGAGGCGCACGCGCTGGCCAGCCTGGAGCGTTCCATGGAACGCCTCGCGCGCGGCCGGCCGCTGGACGTGGTTCAGGTGCACAGCCTGGTGAACGTGGACTGCGTCCTGCCGATGCTGCACGCGTGGAAGGCCGAGGGCCGCATCCGCGCCATCGGTGTCACCCACCACGAGCCGGCGTACTTCGACGTGCTGGCCGACTGGATCGAGCGCGGCGACGTCGACTTCGTCCAGGTGCACTACTCCGTACGCACCCGTGCCGCGGAGCAGCGCGTGCTGCCGGCGGCGGCGGACAACGGCGTCGCGGTGCTGGTGAACATGCCGCTGGAGAAGGGACGGCTGCACCACGTGGTGGGCGGACGCGAGGTGCCGGGCCTCGCGGCGGAGTTCGGCGCGGCCAACTGGGCGCAGTTCTTCCTCAAGTGGGTCCTCGGACACCCCGCCGTCACCGCCGTGCTGCCGGCCACCTCCGACCCGGACCACCTGACGGAGAACGTCGGCGCGATGCGCGGCGAGCTGCCCGACCGCGCGACCCGGCGGCGGATGGTGCGGTACATGGAGAACGTACCGGGCTTCGACGCGCTGCCGACCTCGCCCTGGTACCCGGGCAGGTCCTACCCGGGCCTCGTCACCCGCGCACAGGCGCAGATCCGCGCACGCAGCCCCTGGTGGCCACCGTCGCCCACGACCTGA